In the genome of Pseudomonas sp. LBUM920, one region contains:
- the xdhB gene encoding xanthine dehydrogenase molybdopterin binding subunit, which produces MSNHHAVVKTQAELAELFAQDLTCGVGRSVKHDSAAKHVSGEAQYIDDRLEFPNQLHLYARMSDRAHARILSIDTAPCYAFDGVRIAITHEDVPGLKDIGPLMPGDPLLAIDTVQFVGQVVLAVAARDLETARKAAMAAVIEYEDLEPVLDVVEAFRNKHFVLDSHTHQRGDSAGALATAKHRIQGTLHIGGQEHFYLETQISSVMPTEDGGMIVYCSTQNPTEVQKLVAEVLDVSMNKIVVDMRRMGGGFGGKETQAASPACLCAVVARLTGQPTKMRLPRVEDMLMTGKRHPFYIEYDVGFDDTGRLHGINLELAGNCGCSPDLSNSIVDRAMFHADNSYYLGDATVNGHRCKTNTASNTAYRGFGGPQGMVAIEEVMDAIARHLGLDPLAVRKVNYYGKTERNVTHYYQTVEHNMLEEMTAELEASSQYAERREAIRLYNAHSPILKKGLALTPVKFGISFTASFLNQAGALIHIYTDGSIHLNHGGTEMGQGLNTKVAQVVAEVFQVDIDRVQITATNTDKVPNTSPTAASSGADLNGKAAQNAAETIKQRLVEFAARKYDVSEADVEFHNGHVRVRDQILTFESLIQQAYFAQVSLSSTGFYKTPKIFYDRSQARGRPFYYFAFGAACCEVIVDTLTGEYKMLRTDILHDVGASLNPAIDIGQVEGGFIQGMGWLTMEELVWNNKGKLMTNGPASYKIPAVADMPLDLRVKLVENRKNPEDTVFHSKAVGEPPFMLGIASWCAIKDAVASVGEYRHQPRIDAPATPERVLWGCEQMRQLQAAKAVEAETEMASL; this is translated from the coding sequence ATGTCTAACCATCACGCCGTCGTTAAAACCCAGGCCGAACTCGCCGAGCTGTTCGCCCAGGACCTGACCTGCGGGGTCGGCCGCAGCGTCAAGCACGACAGCGCCGCCAAGCATGTGTCCGGCGAGGCGCAGTACATCGATGACCGCCTGGAATTCCCCAACCAACTGCACCTGTATGCGCGCATGTCCGACCGCGCCCACGCCCGCATCCTCAGCATCGACACCGCGCCTTGCTACGCCTTTGACGGCGTGCGCATCGCGATCACCCACGAAGACGTGCCGGGCCTGAAAGACATCGGCCCGCTGATGCCCGGCGACCCGCTGCTGGCCATCGACACCGTGCAGTTTGTCGGCCAGGTGGTGCTCGCCGTCGCCGCCCGCGACCTGGAAACCGCACGCAAAGCGGCCATGGCGGCGGTGATCGAATACGAAGACCTAGAGCCGGTGCTGGACGTGGTGGAGGCCTTTCGCAACAAGCATTTCGTGCTCGACAGCCATACTCACCAGCGCGGCGACTCGGCGGGCGCGCTGGCCACGGCGAAACACCGTATCCAGGGCACGCTGCACATCGGCGGCCAGGAACACTTCTACCTGGAAACCCAGATCTCGTCGGTGATGCCCACCGAAGACGGCGGCATGATTGTCTACTGCTCCACGCAAAACCCCACCGAAGTGCAGAAGCTGGTGGCTGAAGTGCTGGACGTGTCGATGAACAAAATCGTCGTCGACATGCGCCGCATGGGCGGCGGTTTCGGCGGCAAGGAAACCCAGGCCGCCAGCCCCGCGTGCCTGTGCGCGGTGGTTGCGCGCCTCACCGGCCAGCCGACCAAAATGCGCCTGCCGCGCGTCGAAGACATGCTGATGACCGGCAAGCGCCACCCCTTCTATATCGAATACGACGTGGGCTTTGACGACACGGGTCGCCTGCACGGGATCAATCTGGAACTGGCGGGTAACTGTGGCTGCTCGCCGGACTTGTCGAACTCGATTGTCGACCGCGCGATGTTCCACGCCGACAATTCGTATTACCTGGGCGACGCCACCGTTAATGGCCATCGTTGCAAGACCAACACAGCCTCCAACACCGCGTATCGCGGCTTCGGTGGGCCACAAGGCATGGTCGCCATCGAGGAAGTGATGGACGCCATCGCTCGGCACCTGGGTCTGGACCCATTGGCGGTGCGCAAGGTCAATTACTACGGCAAGACCGAGCGCAACGTCACCCACTACTACCAGACCGTCGAGCACAACATGCTCGAAGAGATGACCGCCGAACTTGAAGCCAGCAGCCAATACGCCGAGCGCCGCGAAGCCATCCGCCTGTACAACGCCCACAGCCCGATCCTGAAAAAAGGCCTGGCGCTGACGCCGGTGAAGTTCGGTATTTCGTTTACCGCCAGCTTCCTGAACCAGGCCGGTGCGCTGATCCACATCTACACCGACGGCAGCATCCATTTGAACCACGGTGGCACTGAGATGGGCCAGGGCTTGAACACCAAGGTCGCGCAAGTGGTGGCCGAAGTGTTCCAGGTCGACATCGACCGCGTGCAGATCACCGCCACCAACACCGATAAAGTGCCCAACACCTCGCCCACCGCCGCGTCCAGCGGTGCCGACCTGAACGGCAAGGCTGCCCAGAACGCCGCCGAAACCATCAAGCAGCGCCTGGTGGAATTTGCCGCACGCAAATACGACGTGAGTGAAGCCGATGTGGAATTTCACAATGGTCACGTACGGGTACGCGACCAGATCCTGACCTTTGAGAGCCTGATCCAGCAGGCGTATTTCGCCCAGGTCTCGCTGTCGAGCACCGGGTTCTACAAGACCCCGAAAATCTTCTACGACCGCAGCCAGGCGAGGGGCCGGCCGTTCTATTACTTCGCGTTCGGCGCGGCGTGCTGCGAAGTGATCGTCGACACCCTCACTGGCGAATACAAAATGTTGCGCACCGACATCCTGCACGACGTGGGCGCCTCGCTGAACCCGGCCATCGACATCGGCCAGGTGGAAGGCGGCTTTATCCAGGGCATGGGCTGGCTGACGATGGAAGAGCTGGTGTGGAACAACAAAGGCAAGCTGATGACCAACGGCCCGGCCAGTTACAAGATCCCGGCCGTGGCTGACATGCCCCTGGACTTACGCGTGAAGCTGGTGGAAAACCGCAAGAACCCGGAGGACACGGTGTTCCATTCCAAGGCCGTGGGCGAGCCGCCGTTCATGCTCGGGATTGCCTCGTGGTGCGCGATCAAGGATGCCGTGGCAAGTGTGGGTGAGTATCGCCATCAGCCCAGGATTGATGCACCGGCCACACCCGAGCGGGTGTTGTGGGGGTGCGAGCAGATGCGCCAGTTGCAGGCGGCAAAGGCTGTTGAAGCTGAAACCGAGATGGCTTCGCTCTAG